The Streptomyces kanamyceticus DNA segment CCGCTCGATCGGCAGTCCGTAGATGCGCCCGGCGATGTGGCCCATGCCCTCCCAGGCGTACGTGGGGATGTTGGCCAGGTTGGGATAGTCGTTGACGGCGTCGCCCGACAAATAGTCGCTCAGGTCCGCGCACCGCGACTTCACGAACTGCGATTCGCGCGGCAGCACGTACCCGCCACCGAAGTTGATCATGTCGGGCAGGTCGTCGCCGGACATCAGCGTGGACATCTTGGCGCGGAAGTCCGCGTCCGGCACGACGGTGAACTCGACCTCGACGCCCAGGGCTTCGTTGACGGCCTGCCAGTACTTGTTGTCGCCGACCGGCTTCGGCGGGGTGCCGTAGGTGATGGTCATGACCTTGATCTTCTGCTTGCCGTCGCCGGGCTTCTCGGCCATCGCCCGCACGAGGTCCTCCGGGTACTTCGTGTACCCGGGCTGCACGCCCTCGGCGGTCGGCGCCAGATCGGGGGTGGGGCCCTTGGCGGGCGTGTACTTCGGCCAGGGCACCACCTTCTTGCCCGCGTTGGAGACGTTGCCGCCGCCGCTGGAGTCGGTGGAGCAGGCGGTGAGGAGGGACGGGGCGGCGAGCGCGGCGCCGCCGACGGCTATGGAGCGGAGCAGCGTGCGCCGCGACATCGAGGAACCGGACACGTGAATGAGCCCTTCTGGACGACGAGTTGGGGTCAGCTCTTGATGGCGCCGGTGAGCACGCCCTTGGTGAAGTACTTCTGGAGGAAGGGGTAGACGAGCAGGATCGGCACGGTGGCGATCACCAGGACGGCCATCTGCGTCGTCTGCGGGGCGGAGACCATGCCCGCCTCGCTCAGCCCGGTGTCGGCGATCTGCGAGCCGCCGATGACGTACGTGCGAAGGACCTGGGAGAGCGGCCAGTGGTCCGACTCCATGTAGATGGAGGCATGGAACCAGGCGTTCCAGTAGCTCACCGCGTAGAACAGGGAGACCACCGCGAGGGCCGCCTTGGACAGCGGGAGCACGATCCGCCAGAGGATCTGCCAGTCCCCGGCGCCGTCGAGCCTGGCCGCCTCGTACAGCTCCTCGGGAATGCCCTGGAAGAAGCCGCGCAGCACGATCAGATTGAAGACGTTGATCAGTACGGGCGCGACGAGAGCGGCATACGTATCCATCATCCCCATGCCCTTGACCAGCAGGAACGCGGGGATCATGCCGGGCGGGAAGAGGAAGGTGAACAGGATGAGGAGCAGCACCGGCTTGCCGCCGAAGACGCCGGGGCGGGCCAGGGCGTACGCGAGGAACGTGGTGCACGCGAGCGAGAAGAGCGTGCCCGCGACCGTCAGGCCGACGCTCACCCCGAGCGCCTTGGTGACGATGCCGCCCTCCAGGATGTTCCGGTAGGCGCGCAGCGTCGGATCGCTCGGCCAGAGCACCCAGCCGCCGTTGTCCACGACCTCCCGGTTGGAGGCGAGCGACGTCGAGATGATCACCAGGAACGGGATCAGTACGAGGCCGAGTACGACGACGACGGCGATGCCCTTCGCGGCCTTGGTCGCGAACCGCGGCTTCTCCATCCAGGCCGGGCGCGTTGCTTGACTGGCACTCACTTGTAGACCCCCTGCTCGCCGAGCCGGTGGGCGACCCGGTTGGCGGTGAAGACGAGCGCCGCGCCGACGACACCCTTGAACAGACCGGCCGCCGCCGCGTATCCGGTGTCGCCGCCGACGATGCCCTGCCAGAAGACGAAGGTGTCGAGGACCTCGCCGACCTCGGGGCCCACCGACTGCCGCTGCAGCAGCATCTGTTCGAAGCCGACCGAGAGGATGTCGCCGAGTCGCATGATCAGCAGCAGGATGACGATGGGTCGGATGCTGGGCAACGTGACGTGCCAGAAGCGGCGCCAGGGGCCCGCCCCGTCGATGGCCGCGGCTTCGTACTGCTGCTCGTCGACCTGCATCAGCGCGGCGAGGAAAATGATCGTCCCCCACCCGGCGTCCTTCCAGATCACCTCGATGACCACGAGCGGCTTGTACGCCTCCGGGTTGCCGATGATGTCGACGGTGTGCAGCCCGGAGTCGCTGAGGAAGGTGTTCAAAAGGCCGGTGTCACTGAGCACTTGCTGGAACAAGGCCACCACGACGACCCACGAGAGGAAGTGCGGCAGATAGATCACGGACTGCGTGAAGCGGCGCAGCAGGTCCGAGCTCAGACTGTGCAGCAGCAGCGCGAGCGCCAGCGGGGCCGGGAAGAAGAACACCAGCTGCAGTACGGCGATGAAGAGGGTGTTCCACGTCGCGTGCCAGAAGTCCGGATCGCCGAACATCCGCGAGAAGTTCTCCGTGCCCACCCAAGGGCTGGCCCACAGGCCGTCGAAGGGCACGTACTCCTTGAAGGCCACGGCGTTGGCGATGAACGCGCCGTAGTGGAAGACCAGGAAGTACACGAGCCCCGGCACCATGAGCAGCACCAGGAAGCGGGTGCGCTGAAACCGCTTCCACAGCTCACCACGCCCGGTTTTCCTACCATTTGAACCACTGTTGCTTCGCTTTGGCGGCTTCACCGCCTCGGTTTCCGCCCGGTCCTTCGTCACCGTCGGCACGGCAACCCCTCCGTCGTCGGAATAAGGTGCCCGGAATCTAAAGCGGTTACTGGCCTTGGTCAACCCCCTCCGCCCGCCTGTCTCTTGACCGCTCTCCCGGATTGGTCCTAGCCTCCAGTGCGCTGGTGAGTAACCGGTTACTACGAGGGACGGTCACGCGTGGCAGAACAGGCAGAGGCGAAACGGGGACCGGTCGTGGCCCTGGCCATGGGCGTCGAGGTCGCGGAGCGTGTGTTCGCGCCCGATCTACGCGAACGGCTGGCGCGCGGCGTCGAGTTGAGCCCGGACGTCCTCGCCGACGGGCTCACCACCCCGGCGGCCCGCGCGGTGCTCGCCGACACGGAGATCCTGGTCACCGGCTGGGAGTGCCCACCGCTCACGGCGGAGGTGCTGGCCCACGCGCCCCGCCTCCGGGCGGTCGTGCACGCCGCGGGCTCGGTCAAACCGATGGTGACGGAGGCGGTGTGGGACCGCGGAATCATCGTCTCCTCCGCGGCGGACGCCAACGCGGATCCGGTGGTGGCGTTCACGCTGGCGGCGATCACGTTCGCGGCGAAGGGGGCGCTGCCGACGGCCGCGAACTACGCCCGGGGCTGGCCGTCGTTCACCGACCGCACCGGTGCGGACGCGCGCACGATCGGGGTGATCGGGGCGTCGCGGATCGGCCGCAGGGTCATCGCGGCGCTGCGGGCGTCGGATGCGGGTTTCCGGATCCTCCTCACGGATCCCTACGTGACGGCTGCGGAGGCGGCGTCGCTGGGGACGGAGCTCGCGGACCTCCCCGAACTCTGCCGCCGCAGCAGCGTGGTCACCGTCCACGCTCCTCAACTCCCTGAGACGCGGGGCCTCTTGAGCGCTGCGATGCTCCAACTGATCCCGGACGGCGGGGTCGTCATCAACACGGCTCGCGGTTCCCTCGTCGATACGGAGGCGTTGGCGCGGGAGTGTGCGTTGGGGCGCCTGGACGCGTTCCTGGACGTGACGGATCCCGAGCCGCTGCCTCCCGGGCATGCGCTGCTCCACCTTCGGAACGTGCTGGTGACTCCGCATGTCGCGGGGGCTCAGGGGAGCGAGGTTCGGCGCCTCGGCGAGTACGCGGTCTCAGAGGTGGAACGTCTTACCCGTGGGGAGCCGCTCAGGGGCCGCCTGCACCGCGACGACCTGCCCCGCCTGGCATAACCCCTCGGCACCGCCCCCTGCCGACCCGCCCCGTGGCTTGAGCCCCCGCTCCCGCGCTTCTGCACCGGGGGACTGCCTCTACCCGCACCGTGGCTTGAGCCCCCGTTCCGCCCCTCGGCACCGGGGGCTGTGCCCACCCGTTCCGCCGTGCGGAACAATTGCCCACAGCGGGAGCGGCTCTGCCCACCGTCCCACCGGCGCGCGGTCGCGTACAGCGCTAGCGGGAGCGGCTCTGCCCACCGTCCCACCGGGCACGCGGTCGCGCACAGCGGTGGCGGGAGCGGCCCCATCACCGGCCTCCGTCGCGCGGCAACTCCCACCGTTCCGCAGTCGCGAGCGCGCCCGAGGGGCCGGGAGGGAGCCCCGCCGGTCCGCAGTCGCGAGCGCTCCTGAGGGGACGTGGCGGTATGTTCGCCCGGAGCACTGGGGGCCTCGTTCCGAGGTGCCCAAGCCGTGGCGGTGCGCCTGGGACGGCGAGGACGGACATACCGCCGCGGCCCCGCCCCAAGTCCGAGCCCTAGGCGAACCCGCCCGACACCCGAGCCCGAGGCGAATCCCGCTCCACCCTCGAGCCCGAGGCGAATCCCGCTCCACGACCGAGCCCGAGGCGGAGCCTTGCCTGACACCGGAGCCCGAGGCGGACCCCCGCCCGACACCGGAGCCCGAGGCAGACCCCCGCCCGACACCGGAGCCCGAGGCAGACCCCCGCCCGACACCGGAGCCCGAGGCAGACCCCCGCCCCACACCCACCCGTTACGCCTTGGCGCCCCGCGCCTTGAGCAGCGTCGCCATCAGCGAGATCTCCGACTCCTGCGACTCCACCATCCCCCGCGCCAACCTCCGCTCCACCTCAACCCCGCACCGCTCCACACACCCCTGAGCCATATGCACCCCACCCCGGTGATGCCGAGTCATCAACTGCAGATACAGCACCTCCGCCTTCTTCCCGCTCAGCCCCCGCAGCCGCGCAAGCTCCGAGTTCGTCGCCATCCCCGGCATCAACGCCCCGTCCTCACCCGCCGGCGCGTCCCCCATCCCCATCCACTCCATCGGCGCCCCCTCCGGCACCTTCGGCAGCTCCCACAGGTCCAGCCACCCCAGCAGCATCCCGCGCTGATTCGCCTGCGTCTGCGCGATGTCGTACGCGAGCCGCCGAATCTCCACGTCGTCGGTGCGGTCGCGCACGATGTACGACATCTCCACGGCCTGCTGGTGATGGACGGCCATGTCCCGCGCGAAGCCCGCGTCCGCCGACGAACTCGCGGGCGCCCCACCGGAGTCGGATCCGGAGCCGTCCGTCGCGGCGACGGCGGCGGTGATGCCACCCGCCACGAGGACCGCCGCGGCGGCGGAGCCGACGATCCAGTTCGTCCGGGTGGTCGTGCGACGCCTCACTGCGCCATGCCGTTGGTGCAGGCCGCACCCGGCTCAGGCGTCTGCTTGCCCTGGACGTACGTGGAGAAGAACTCCTTGACCTTGGGGTCGTCCGCCCCGGTCACGCTCCGCTGGTGCGCCCACGCGGTCAGCATGACGGGGTCCTTCTGGTCCTTGACGGGACTCATCAGCGAGTACGGAGTGGACTTGACCTTGGCCGCCAGCTTCTTCAGGTCGGCCGGCTTCGCCTTGTCGTTGTAGGTGACCCAGACGGCGCCGTGCTCCAGCGAGTGCACGGCGTTCACCTCGGGGAGTTCCTTCTTGTAGACGTCGCCGTTGCAGTTCATCCACACCTGGTTGTGGTCACCGCCGACGGGGGGCGTCATCGGATAGTCGACCTTCTTCGACACGTGCGTACGCCCGAGCTTGCCCCAGACCTTCTCGCCGTCGGCGTTGACCTTGGCCGCGGGCCACGCCTTCGAGTCCGTCGTCGAGCCGTCGTCGTCGGACGCCTTGGAGAAGAGGACGAAGCCGCCCACGCCGAGCGCCGCGACGACGACCGCGCTGACGGTCACCGTGAGGGCGCGCCCCCGGCGTTCGCGTGCGCGGTCCGCCCGGCGCATCTCCTCTATCCGGGCCTTGCGGGAGGCGTTGCTCGTGTTCTTGGCGGAGCCCATGGTGTGTCCTTCTGCGAAAGAAGCGAACGGGACGTAGAACAGACGTAGAACAGATCAGTAGAGCAGATCAGCTGATCGTAAGGGTGATGGGCGCCAGGGCTGTAGGGCCTCCGAAATTTGAACCGGGGATGCGCATTACCTACGCTCGAGGGATGCGCCTCATGCGATCCACCGACCTGGCCCTGCGCGCCCTGATGCGCCTGGCCGTGGCGGGCGACGTGGCGCCCACGACGCGCGAGGTGGCCGCCGACATGGCGGTGCCGTACACGCATGCGGCGAAGGTCGTCGCCGAGCTGCAGAAGCTGGGCCTGCTGGAAGCGCGTAGGGGCAGGGGCGGCGGCCTGACGCTGACGGAGGCGGGCCGTACGGCGTCGGTGGGCGCGCTGGTGAGGTCGTTCGAGGGCGAGGGCGACGTGGTGGAGTGCGAGGGCCCCACACCCTGCCCGCTGAATTCCGCGTGCCGCCTGCGCGGGGCGCTGCGCAGGGCCCAGGAGGCGTTCTACGCCTCGCTGGACCCGGTCACGGTGGAGGACATCGCGGCATCCCCGACGGGCCCGCTGCTCCTGAACATCGCGTCCCGCGACGAAACCTGATCCCGCGGACCTGATCCCGCCGACCTGCTGCCTCAGGCCTGCTGCCCCAGCCACAGATCGGGCCCGAACACCTCGTAGTGGATGTCGGCCGGAGCCACCCCTCGCCCGATGAGCTGGGCCCGCACCTCCCGCATGAAGGGCAGCGGCCCGCACAGGTACGCGCGCGTGCCCGCGGCGATCGGCGGCAGGGCGGTGAGATCGACGCGCCCGGTGAGCGCGGCGGGGTGCTCCTGATCCGGGCCGGGCCGCTCGTAGAAGAAGTGCGCGGCGGCGTCCGGGAGTTTGCCCGTGTACGCCGCGTGGTCGGCGCGCAGCGCGTGCTCGGCGGGGGAGCGGTCGGCGTGCACGACGGTGACGGGAGCCCGGTGTCCGGTGGCGGCCAGCTGCTCCAGCATGGCGATCATTGGGGTGACGCCGATGCCCGCGGACGCCAGCAGAAGCGGGGTGTCGGCGTCGCTCTCGTCGAGGACGAGATCCCCGTAGGGGGCGGAGAGCCGCAGCACCGCACCTTCCCGCACGTGCGCGTGGAGATACCGCGAGACCTCCCCGTCCGGCGTTCGCGAGCCGTCAGGCGTTCCCGAGTCGTCCGGCCTTCCCGAGCCGTCCGGCGCCCCCGCGCCACCCCGCACCCGCTTGACGCTGATCTGCCGCACGTCCGAGCCGGGCGCCGCGGAGAGGCTGTACTGCCGTATCTGCCGTGCCCCGTCGGGCAGTTGGACCTGCACCGAGACGTACTGCCCCGGCCGGAAGCCCGGTACGGGGACCGCCGCCGCGGGGGGCGACGCCACGGGCCGCAGCTGGAACGTGGCGACGTCCGCCGTCTCCTCGACGCGCCCCACGACCTCCCACTCGCGCCAGGTGTCGTCCGCGGTGACGCCCTGCTCGGCGTAGAGCCGGGCCTCGATGGCGATGAGGGCGTTGGCCATCAGCCAGTAGACCTCGTCCCAGGCGGCGGCGACCTCGGGGGTCACCGCGTCGCCGAGCACCTCGGCGATGGCCGCGAAGAGGTGCTCGTGCACCACGGCGTACTGGCCGGGGGCGACGCCGAGCGAGGCGTGCTTGTGCGCGATGCGCCGGAGCATCACGTCGGGCCGCTCGTCGGGGTGCTCCACCAGGTACGTGGCGAACGCGGCGATGGACCCGGCCAGGGCCTGCCGCTGGGTGCCCGCGGCCTGGTTGCCGCGGTTGAAGAGGTCCCGCAGGAGCTCGGGGTGGGCCGTGAAGAGCCGGTCGTAGAAGCGCCCGGTGATGTCGCCGATGGCCCCGCCGACGACGGGGAGGGTGGCGCGGACGGTCGCGGCGGACGGTTCTGACAGCAACGGGACTCCTCTGGCCGGTCGAGAGGGGCGGATAACCGTCCCCTTGTCGGTTTCTGACCGTATATAAGTTGCATCTGAGATGCAACTTATAGGGGGGCGGTCCTGGAGGGCCGGAGGAGCGGGGGCGGCCCGCTGTTACAGAGGCGCGGTTCAGCAGGCACTATGGGCACAGGGCGGCACGGCACGGGCGGGTACGCGGTCTGCAACGCGCTCGAAACGGTGTAGTGGGATGCTCATGTGCCCCGATGTGTCCGTGGCGCGGGCGCAGGCGGCCTGACCAGCAAGGATGGGTGGAATCGGAAGATGGACAAGCAGCAGGAATTCGTGCTCAGGACTCTTGAGGAGCGCGACATCCGGTTCGTACGCCTATGGTTCACGGACGTCCTCGGCTTCCTGAAGTCGGTGGCCGTGGCCCCGGCCGAGCTCGAGCAGGCCTTCGACGAGGGCATCGGCTTCGACGGCTCGGCGATCGAGGGTTTCGCCCGGGTGTACGAGTCCGACATGATCGCCAAGCCGGACCCCTCGACCTTCCAGGTGCTGCCCTGGCGCGCCGAGGCCCCCGGCACCGCCCGGATGTTCTGCGACATCCTGATGCCGGACGGCTCCCCGTCCTTCGCGGACCCGCGCTACGTGCTCAAGCGCGCCCTCGCCAAGACCTCCGACCTCGGTTTCACCTTCTACACCCACCCCGAGATCGAGTTCTTCCTGCTCAAGGACAAGCCGCTGGACGGCTCGCGGCCCACCCCCGCCGACAACTCCGGCTACTTCGACCACACCCCGCAGAACGTGGGCATGGACTTCCGCCGCCAGGCCATCACGATGCTCGAATCCATGGGCATCTCGGTCGAGTTCAGCCACCACGAGGGCGCCCCGGGCCAGCAGGAGATCGACCTGCGCTACGCCGACGCGCTCTCCACCGCGGACAACATCATGACGTTCCGCCTGGTCATGAAGCAGGTCGCCCTGGAGCAGGGGGTCAACGCGACCTTCATGCCGAAGCCGTTCTCCGAGCACCCCGGCTCGGGCATGCACACGCACCTCTCCCTCTTCGAGGGCGATCGCAACGCGTTCTACGAATCGGGCGCCGAGTACCAGCTCTCCAAGGTCGGCCGCTCCTTCATCGCGGGCCTGCTGCAGCACGCCGCGGAGATCTCCGCCGTCACCAACCAGTGGGTGAACTCCTACAAGCGCATCTGGGGCGGCTCCGAGCGCACGGCGGGCGCGGGCGGCGAGGCCCCCTCGTACATCTGCTGGGGCCACAACAACCGCTCGGCCCTGATCCGCGTCCCCATGTACAAGCCCGGCAAGACGGGCTCGGCGCGCGTCGAGGTCCGCTCGATCGACTCGGGCGCGAACCCCTACCTGACGTACGCGGTGCTCCTCGCCGCTGGCCTCAAGGGGATCGAGGAGGGCTACGAGCTGCCGCCGGGCGCCGACGACGACGTGTGGGCCCTCTCCGACGCCGAGCGCCGCGCGATGGGCATCGAGCCGCTCCCGCAGAACCTCGGCGAGGCGATCGCGCTGATGGAGCGCAGCGAACTGGTGGCCGAGACGCTCGGTGAGCACGTGTACGACTTCTTCCTGCGCAACAAGAAGCAGGAATGGGAGGAGTACCGCTCCGAGGTCACGGCCTTCGAACTCCGCAAGAACCTGCCGGTGCTGTAATGCGGCGCGATTAACTCAAGCAACCACAGAAAAGCCGCGGGCGCGGCCGCCGGGAAATTCGGCGGCCGCGCCCGCGGCTTTTCCTATTGCCTGAAAAATGTGGTCACGCACGGTAAACCGAACGTCTGGGCGCGTCCACTGAGGGGAAAGCTCCGGAAACCGACACTCTTGGTTCCGGTTATCGACTCTCGATGACCGAATCCCACCAGGGAAGGTGTCACCATGCGTTCAGCCGTGAAGCGGCTACCGGTCGTCGCTCTGATGACGACCATGCTCGGCGCCGTACAAGTCATCGGCTACGCGTCGTCCGCGCAGGCGGCCGAGGGAATCCAGTTCCAGCAGCTCCTCAACGGAGAGAAGCTTCCTGACGGCGACGTCGTCCAGGCGACCGTCCTGCCCGGCGGCGCGGCCCCCGACACGATCTCCATCCAGCTGAAGCTGTCCGGGGTCACCTGGTGGAAGGGCATCCAGACGGGGTCCATCGTGCTCTGTCAGGCCCAGGACAACCAGCAGTCCTCCAGCGCCCAGGTCTCCGTCTCCGACTTCAACGCCCACGGACTGCAGCTGTGGAAGGCCAAGACGTTCGGCGTGCACACGGAGATGTACAACATCGTCGACGCCACGCAGAAGATGTCCGGCGGGAACTCCTACATTTTCATCTGGACGAAGGACTAGTCATCATGAATTCAGTCGCCAAGCGACTTTCGACCGCCACTCTGATGGCCGTTCTGCTGACGTCCGCGGCCGGCGTGCACACCGCGGCGGCGAGCGCGCCCGAGGCCGCCCGTCCCCAAGCCGCTGCCACGGTGGCGCAGGACCCCGGCACGGGGTGGACCTTCTACGCCGCGTTCGCGACCGCGGGCGCCTGCTGGGCCAAGGCCGCGGCGTACAAGAACGAATACTGGTGGGTCGACGCGACCACCTGCGTCTTCAACTCCGCGCAGAACAGCTGGTTCATGTTCTACGAGTCGTAGGCCGGTACCGCCGAGTCGCCGCGTTCCGGCGACTCGGCGCCCTTTCCCGGTTCCTAGCCGGGGACGATCGCTTCGCGGAGCGACGTCGTCGCCCTGACCCGGTACTCCTGGATCGCCCATCCGTTGCCGTCCGGGTCCTTGAAGTACATGAACGTCCCCCCGTCCTGCGGGGCGTGCGCCACCGGCTCGGAGACGTCGAGCCCCCGCGCGGTCAGCTCCGCGTGCGCGGCCTTCGCGTCGGCGACGCAGAGCTGGAGGCCCTGGTACGAGCCCGCGGCCGGTGTCGGTCCGTCCATCGTGTCCCAGAGTGTGTCGGCCAGGGCGATGGAACAGCCCGATCCGGGCGGGGTCAGCTGGACGATGCGCATGCCCGGCATGACCTCCGTGTCGATGTCGACGTGGAAGCCGAGCTTGTCGCGGTAGAACGCCATGGACGCGTCGATGTCGCTCACGGGCAGCGGAATCACTTCGAGTGTGTACTCCATGAGCCGCAGTACACCAGGGAGTCGGCCCCCTGTCAGCGCCCGAACCGCCACCGCGTCTGGCTGAACGGCTCGCCCTTGCCGAAACCGAACACGGTGCGCGGCCGCACCGCGAAGACGTACGCGTGTCCCGCGCCGTGGTGGAAGCAGCCGTCCCTGACCTCGTAGTGCCAGAAGCTGCCGTACTTCTCCTCCCACGCGGCGGCGAGCCCCCGCAGCTCCGCGTCGTCGGCGACCCGCACCGCCGTGCCCTCCACGACCAGGTCGTAGCCCTTGTCCCAGAGGTTCACGCCGGTGGTCAGGACGGTCTCGGGGTTGGCGGCGAGATTGCGGGCCTTGCGCTCCTCGGGTCCTGTGGCGAAGTGCAGCGCGCCGTCCCGCCAGACCGCGGGGAGCGGCGTGACGTGCGGGCGCCCTTCCGGGCGTACGGTCGAGATCCGGAACTGTCTGCATGGTCCGTACGGGGTCGGACTCCGCGCGCGGGCGGAACTCATCGGCG contains these protein-coding regions:
- a CDS encoding RrF2 family transcriptional regulator, translated to MRLMRSTDLALRALMRLAVAGDVAPTTREVAADMAVPYTHAAKVVAELQKLGLLEARRGRGGGLTLTEAGRTASVGALVRSFEGEGDVVECEGPTPCPLNSACRLRGALRRAQEAFYASLDPVTVEDIAASPTGPLLLNIASRDET
- a CDS encoding DUF305 domain-containing protein, with protein sequence MRRRTTTRTNWIVGSAAAAVLVAGGITAAVAATDGSGSDSGGAPASSSADAGFARDMAVHHQQAVEMSYIVRDRTDDVEIRRLAYDIAQTQANQRGMLLGWLDLWELPKVPEGAPMEWMGMGDAPAGEDGALMPGMATNSELARLRGLSGKKAEVLYLQLMTRHHRGGVHMAQGCVERCGVEVERRLARGMVESQESEISLMATLLKARGAKA
- a CDS encoding hydroxyacid dehydrogenase; translation: MGVEVAERVFAPDLRERLARGVELSPDVLADGLTTPAARAVLADTEILVTGWECPPLTAEVLAHAPRLRAVVHAAGSVKPMVTEAVWDRGIIVSSAADANADPVVAFTLAAITFAAKGALPTAANYARGWPSFTDRTGADARTIGVIGASRIGRRVIAALRASDAGFRILLTDPYVTAAEAASLGTELADLPELCRRSSVVTVHAPQLPETRGLLSAAMLQLIPDGGVVINTARGSLVDTEALARECALGRLDAFLDVTDPEPLPPGHALLHLRNVLVTPHVAGAQGSEVRRLGEYAVSEVERLTRGEPLRGRLHRDDLPRLA
- a CDS encoding pyridoxamine 5'-phosphate oxidase family protein: MSSARARSPTPYGPCRQFRISTVRPEGRPHVTPLPAVWRDGALHFATGPEERKARNLAANPETVLTTGVNLWDKGYDLVVEGTAVRVADDAELRGLAAAWEEKYGSFWHYEVRDGCFHHGAGHAYVFAVRPRTVFGFGKGEPFSQTRWRFGR
- a CDS encoding ABC transporter permease; this encodes MVPGLVYFLVFHYGAFIANAVAFKEYVPFDGLWASPWVGTENFSRMFGDPDFWHATWNTLFIAVLQLVFFFPAPLALALLLHSLSSDLLRRFTQSVIYLPHFLSWVVVVALFQQVLSDTGLLNTFLSDSGLHTVDIIGNPEAYKPLVVIEVIWKDAGWGTIIFLAALMQVDEQQYEAAAIDGAGPWRRFWHVTLPSIRPIVILLLIMRLGDILSVGFEQMLLQRQSVGPEVGEVLDTFVFWQGIVGGDTGYAAAAGLFKGVVGAALVFTANRVAHRLGEQGVYK
- a CDS encoding globin domain-containing protein; translated protein: MLSEPSAATVRATLPVVGGAIGDITGRFYDRLFTAHPELLRDLFNRGNQAAGTQRQALAGSIAAFATYLVEHPDERPDVMLRRIAHKHASLGVAPGQYAVVHEHLFAAIAEVLGDAVTPEVAAAWDEVYWLMANALIAIEARLYAEQGVTADDTWREWEVVGRVEETADVATFQLRPVASPPAAAVPVPGFRPGQYVSVQVQLPDGARQIRQYSLSAAPGSDVRQISVKRVRGGAGAPDGSGRPDDSGTPDGSRTPDGEVSRYLHAHVREGAVLRLSAPYGDLVLDESDADTPLLLASAGIGVTPMIAMLEQLAATGHRAPVTVVHADRSPAEHALRADHAAYTGKLPDAAAHFFYERPGPDQEHPAALTGRVDLTALPPIAAGTRAYLCGPLPFMREVRAQLIGRGVAPADIHYEVFGPDLWLGQQA
- a CDS encoding carbohydrate ABC transporter permease, yielding MEKPRFATKAAKGIAVVVVLGLVLIPFLVIISTSLASNREVVDNGGWVLWPSDPTLRAYRNILEGGIVTKALGVSVGLTVAGTLFSLACTTFLAYALARPGVFGGKPVLLLILFTFLFPPGMIPAFLLVKGMGMMDTYAALVAPVLINVFNLIVLRGFFQGIPEELYEAARLDGAGDWQILWRIVLPLSKAALAVVSLFYAVSYWNAWFHASIYMESDHWPLSQVLRTYVIGGSQIADTGLSEAGMVSAPQTTQMAVLVIATVPILLVYPFLQKYFTKGVLTGAIKS
- a CDS encoding DUF3105 domain-containing protein, producing the protein MGSAKNTSNASRKARIEEMRRADRARERRGRALTVTVSAVVVAALGVGGFVLFSKASDDDGSTTDSKAWPAAKVNADGEKVWGKLGRTHVSKKVDYPMTPPVGGDHNQVWMNCNGDVYKKELPEVNAVHSLEHGAVWVTYNDKAKPADLKKLAAKVKSTPYSLMSPVKDQKDPVMLTAWAHQRSVTGADDPKVKEFFSTYVQGKQTPEPGAACTNGMAQ
- a CDS encoding glutamine synthetase family protein, yielding MDKQQEFVLRTLEERDIRFVRLWFTDVLGFLKSVAVAPAELEQAFDEGIGFDGSAIEGFARVYESDMIAKPDPSTFQVLPWRAEAPGTARMFCDILMPDGSPSFADPRYVLKRALAKTSDLGFTFYTHPEIEFFLLKDKPLDGSRPTPADNSGYFDHTPQNVGMDFRRQAITMLESMGISVEFSHHEGAPGQQEIDLRYADALSTADNIMTFRLVMKQVALEQGVNATFMPKPFSEHPGSGMHTHLSLFEGDRNAFYESGAEYQLSKVGRSFIAGLLQHAAEISAVTNQWVNSYKRIWGGSERTAGAGGEAPSYICWGHNNRSALIRVPMYKPGKTGSARVEVRSIDSGANPYLTYAVLLAAGLKGIEEGYELPPGADDDVWALSDAERRAMGIEPLPQNLGEAIALMERSELVAETLGEHVYDFFLRNKKQEWEEYRSEVTAFELRKNLPVL
- a CDS encoding VOC family protein; its protein translation is MEYTLEVIPLPVSDIDASMAFYRDKLGFHVDIDTEVMPGMRIVQLTPPGSGCSIALADTLWDTMDGPTPAAGSYQGLQLCVADAKAAHAELTARGLDVSEPVAHAPQDGGTFMYFKDPDGNGWAIQEYRVRATTSLREAIVPG